In Monodelphis domestica isolate mMonDom1 chromosome 4, mMonDom1.pri, whole genome shotgun sequence, one DNA window encodes the following:
- the LOC100017665 gene encoding hypoxanthine-guanine phosphoribosyltransferase-like: MANRSPSIRIGDDAPGYDLDCFSIAKNYAQDLEKVFIPHGLIMDRIERLARDVLQDMGGQHIVALCVLKGAYKFFSDLLNAMETLNRNSDQASPIMVDFIRVSSYCNDQSTGSVRVLGGADLSSLAGKNVLIVEDIVDTGRTMQALLPLVEQHGPRMVRVASLLVKRTPRSLGYTPDFSGFEIPDRYVVGYAFDYNDYFRDLSHVCTLRETARDKYALAVQKL, encoded by the coding sequence ATGGCCAACAGGAGCCCCAGCATCCGGATTGGAGATGATGCACCAGGCTACGACCTGGACTGCTTTAGCATCGCGAAGAATTACGCGCAAGATCTGGAAAAGGTGTTCATCCCTCATGGGCTCATCATGGACAGGATTGAGAGGCTGGCCCGCGACGTGCTCCAGGACATGGGAGGCCAGCACATCGTGGCCCTCTGTGTCCTCAAGGGGGCCTATAAGTTCTTTTCCGACTTGCTGAATGCCATGGAGACCCTGAACAGGAACTCAGACCAGGCCAGTCCCATAATGGTGGACTTCATCCGAGTGAGCAGCTACTGCAATGACCAGTCAACGGGCAGCGTGCGAGTGCTGGGGGGAGCCGACCTCTCCAGCCTCGCTGGGAAGAACGTCCTGATTGTGGAAGACATTGTGGACACGGGCAGAACCATGCAGGCTCTGCTTCCCCTGGTGGAGCAGCATGGCCCCAGGATGGTGAGGGTGGCCAGCCTGCTGGTGAAAAGGACCCCTCGAAGCCTGGGCTACACCCCGGACTTCTCTGGCTTTGAAATTCCAGACAGATACGTGGTGGGATACGCCTTTGACTACAACGATTACTTCAGGGACTTAAGCCATGTCTGTACCCTCAGAGAGACTGCCAGAGACAAGTACGCCCTGGCTGTGCAGAAGCTCTGA